The window CCGTAGGATATGAACGGCAGCGGCAGACCGGTCACCGGAAGGAGATTGGTCACGACGCCGACATTGATGGCGATATTGATAAACAGCGAGAGCACGACGCCCGAGGCGAGCAAGAATCCGAACCGATCGGGTTGGGCCGCCGCGATCTTGAATCCCCGCAGCAGCATGTAGGCGAACAGGCCCAGGATTATCAACAGCCCGAACAACCCGACCTCTTCGCCAATCGCCGCGAAAATGAAATCGGTGTGGGGATACGGCAGGAAAAACAGTTTCTGGCGTCCATCGCCCAGGCCCGTGCCGAACAGCCCGCCCGCACCCAGTGTCAGCGCCGCCTGCTTGGCCTGGTAGCTGCCCGCCAGCGGATCGGCCAGCGAAGCAAGATAGGTCATCACGCGAGCTTTTTTGTAGCCGAGCACGAACACCACAAACGAGGCCATGGCGACCGCCGGCAGAGCGGCCGCGAAAAGATGCTTCAGGCGCGCGCCGGCGAGATAAAAGACGCCGACCGCCGTCGCGAATATAACAATCGTCGTACCCAAATCCGGTTCGAGCAATACCAGCGCAAAACCGGCACCGAGCATCGGCCCGTACGGA of the Bacteroidota bacterium genome contains:
- a CDS encoding FtsW/RodA/SpoVE family cell cycle protein, giving the protein WLMLGPLTMQPSEILKFVMIYYLAFSLSNRNRDITKLRQLLIPYGPMLGAGFALVLLEPDLGTTIVIFATAVGVFYLAGARLKHLFAAALPAVAMASFVVFVLGYKKARVMTYLASLADPLAGSYQAKQAALTLGAGGLFGTGLGDGRQKLFFLPYPHTDFIFAAIGEEVGLFGLLIILGLFAYMLLRGFKIAAAQPDRFGFLLASGVVLSLFINIAINVGVVTNLLPVTGLPLPFISYGGSSLLISSAAIGVLLNLSRRVVR